In a genomic window of Deltaproteobacteria bacterium:
- a CDS encoding AAA family ATPase, protein MRSITVQNYRCFGEQQTAQLAPLTLFVGENSSGKTSLAAMVRALWDISYAERVPDFKEPPYDLGSFEEIVHHGGARDSNAEMFSAAFEIGSDVPSRLTRETEFGVSDIRLEVTFGPKWGAPVPTRRRISRGDYWVEQSIDGNNHIRFDLGTPSGIWAYEDPEIDRFFAQNGGIDSLPPFDFVSHLIWRERSAAEDDSKERDPPLITEEEQESIMDLIHGRIFSELSDSRSTASSRPFAGAPTRSHPRRTYDPASVAPDAEGDYVPMYLAQLSLRDASAWERLQSRLGEFGREAGLFHELNVRHLGKTAGSPFQIEVRASDIPAQSPPLNLADVGYGVSQTLPLVAELLRPDGPRMMLLQQPEVHLHPSAEAALGSLFCRVVSSGKKRRRQLVVETHSDFIIDRVCMSVRDETVDLVPEDVSIVYFERTGLGVRLHSLRVDDDGNLLDVPSGYRQFFMDESVKYLGA, encoded by the coding sequence ATGCGTAGCATCACGGTGCAGAACTATCGATGTTTCGGCGAGCAGCAAACCGCTCAGTTGGCGCCCCTTACGTTGTTCGTAGGCGAGAACAGCAGCGGCAAGACGTCCCTTGCGGCAATGGTTAGGGCGCTGTGGGATATTTCCTACGCTGAGCGCGTGCCGGACTTCAAGGAACCACCCTACGACTTGGGGAGTTTCGAGGAGATTGTTCATCATGGCGGCGCGAGAGATAGCAATGCTGAAATGTTCTCGGCGGCATTTGAGATCGGCTCAGACGTACCAAGTCGCTTGACTCGCGAGACTGAATTCGGCGTATCGGACATAAGGCTTGAGGTCACCTTCGGCCCAAAATGGGGAGCACCAGTTCCCACCCGAAGGCGTATATCACGCGGCGATTACTGGGTGGAACAGAGCATAGATGGGAACAATCATATTCGTTTTGACTTGGGTACGCCAAGTGGCATTTGGGCATATGAGGACCCCGAGATCGACCGGTTCTTTGCTCAGAACGGTGGCATTGATTCTCTGCCGCCGTTCGATTTCGTCAGCCACCTCATTTGGAGGGAAAGATCAGCGGCAGAGGATGATAGTAAGGAAAGAGATCCTCCGCTGATCACGGAGGAGGAACAGGAGTCTATCATGGACTTGATTCACGGACGGATCTTCTCTGAACTGTCCGATAGTCGCTCCACCGCCTCGTCAAGGCCCTTCGCTGGCGCCCCCACTAGGTCACATCCTCGGAGAACATACGATCCTGCGAGTGTGGCACCTGACGCTGAGGGAGATTACGTGCCCATGTATCTTGCTCAGTTGTCGCTTCGGGACGCTAGCGCTTGGGAACGCCTACAGTCGCGACTTGGGGAATTTGGTCGCGAGGCAGGACTCTTTCATGAACTCAACGTACGTCACTTGGGGAAGACCGCTGGTTCTCCGTTCCAGATTGAGGTTCGTGCATCTGATATACCAGCGCAGAGTCCGCCACTTAATCTTGCTGATGTAGGCTATGGAGTGAGCCAGACGTTGCCGCTAGTAGCTGAACTATTGCGACCTGACGGGCCGCGGATGATGCTTCTTCAGCAGCCTGAGGTACATCTGCACCCGAGTGCCGAAGCAGCTCTGGGCAGTCTATTCTGTCGCGTTGTTTCCAGCGGCAAGAAGCGCCGCCGACAGCTTGTCGTTGAGACTCATAGCGACTTCATCATTGACCGCGTGTGTATGTCAGTTCGGGACGAGACCGTTGATCTCGTCCCCGAAGATGTGTCGATTGTGTATTTTGAGCGAACTGGACTTGGAGTTCGGCTTCATTCGTTGCGAGTGGATGATGACGGCAACTTACTTGATGTTCCTTCAGGATATCGCCAGTTCTTTATGGACGAGTCTGTCAAGTATCTTGGGGCTTGA